From Ruminococcaceae bacterium KH2T8, one genomic window encodes:
- a CDS encoding 3-deoxy-D-arabinoheptulosonate-7-phosphate synthase: protein MDMNMNFIRKLPIPKDLKEEFPIDDNIRAIKESRDKQIADIFEGKDDRFLLIIGPCSADREDAVLDYMVKLADVSEKVKDKIFIIPRVYTNKPRTKGLGYKGMLHQPNPEQGEDMLAGIIAIRELHTKVIRETGFTCAEEMLYPSNHRYLSDLLSYVAVGARSVENQEHRIVASGLGIPVGMKNPTAGDMSVMMNSIIAAQSSQKFIYRGWEVQTEGNPLAHCILRGYVDKFGRSHPNYHYEDLETVLESYQKDPSLKNPTVIVDTNHNNSGKRYEEQIRISKDILHSRNCHPELKKLVKGLMIESYLVDGAQKIGDGVYGKSITDPCLGWEKSERLILDLADLL from the coding sequence ATGGATATGAATATGAACTTTATAAGGAAACTTCCGATCCCCAAGGACCTCAAGGAAGAATTTCCCATTGACGATAATATCAGGGCGATAAAGGAGAGCAGGGATAAGCAGATCGCTGATATCTTCGAGGGAAAGGATGACAGATTCCTTCTTATCATCGGTCCCTGTTCGGCAGACAGAGAGGATGCGGTCCTTGACTATATGGTCAAACTCGCAGATGTATCCGAGAAGGTCAAGGACAAGATCTTCATTATCCCGAGAGTATATACGAATAAGCCCAGGACAAAGGGTCTCGGATATAAGGGAATGCTCCATCAGCCGAATCCCGAGCAGGGGGAAGATATGCTTGCCGGCATCATAGCGATCCGTGAGCTTCATACCAAAGTCATCAGGGAGACGGGATTTACCTGTGCGGAGGAGATGCTCTATCCTTCGAACCACAGATATCTTTCGGACCTTTTGAGCTATGTTGCGGTAGGAGCCAGATCCGTTGAGAATCAGGAGCACAGGATCGTAGCGAGCGGCCTCGGTATCCCCGTCGGTATGAAGAATCCGACAGCGGGTGATATGAGCGTCATGATGAATTCGATAATCGCTGCTCAGAGCTCCCAGAAGTTCATATACAGAGGATGGGAAGTTCAGACGGAGGGTAACCCTCTTGCACACTGCATCCTGAGAGGTTATGTCGATAAGTTCGGCCGCTCTCATCCTAACTATCACTACGAGGATCTCGAGACGGTCCTCGAAAGCTATCAGAAGGATCCTTCTCTCAAGAATCCTACTGTCATAGTCGATACCAATCACAATAATTCAGGAAAGAGATACGAGGAGCAGATAAGGATAAGTAAGGACATCCTTCACAGCAGAAATTGTCATCCGGAACTCAAAAAGCTCGTTAAGGGCCTCATGATCGAAAGCTATCTTGTAGACGGCGCACAGAAGATCGGAGACGGCGTATACGGTAAGTCCATTACGGATCCGTGCCTCGGATGGGAGAAGTCCGAAAGACTCATCCTGGATCTTGCGGATCTGCTCTGA
- a CDS encoding transcriptional regulator, TetR family, whose protein sequence is MAKQKQAEVKTPAPATKDRLVDAALELFSQKGYSATSVDEIAESIGIKGPNLYKYFKGKEALLDMLSDMSDEQYLMQMGMVKASPIKISNAVELKAYAIGQFQFTVSNEKVSKMRKMCTIEQYRSENFKKQTTYHQIDVLEHTFTAIFKDLIAEGKVKDVDPETLAFEFFSPVSLLVQWCDREPDRKDEIFKRVERHIDFFIDTYFIEK, encoded by the coding sequence ATGGCAAAACAGAAGCAGGCAGAGGTTAAGACCCCCGCTCCGGCTACCAAGGACAGACTTGTCGATGCAGCTTTGGAGCTTTTTTCGCAGAAAGGATACAGCGCTACGAGCGTAGATGAGATCGCAGAATCCATTGGTATCAAGGGTCCTAACCTTTACAAGTATTTCAAGGGTAAGGAAGCACTTTTGGATATGCTTTCCGATATGTCGGACGAGCAGTACCTTATGCAGATGGGCATGGTAAAGGCAAGTCCCATCAAGATCTCCAATGCTGTAGAGCTCAAGGCTTATGCTATCGGACAGTTTCAGTTTACTGTTTCGAACGAAAAGGTCTCAAAGATGAGAAAGATGTGCACCATCGAGCAGTACAGGAGCGAGAATTTCAAGAAGCAGACTACTTACCATCAGATCGATGTTCTTGAGCACACGTTCACGGCTATCTTCAAGGATCTGATCGCGGAAGGCAAAGTGAAGGACGTTGATCCCGAGACATTGGCTTTCGAGTTCTTTTCTCCCGTTTCGCTGCTTGTTCAGTGGTGTGACAGGGAGCCCGACAGAAAAGATGAGATCTTTAAGAGGGTGGAAAGACATATCGATTTCTTTATCGACACGTATTTCATAGAAAAGTGA
- a CDS encoding transcriptional regulator, MerR family, with protein sequence MMTVHEVSKIAGVSIRTLQYYDKIGLLHPAGYSDSGYRLYDDTDLKRLQQIMLFRELEFPLKDIGKIVEDPNFDQGKALRQQIELLELKKEHLEDLIELARNLQKKGENYMDFKAFDTSKIEEFAREAKKSWGDTPEYKEYEKKNGKKTVEETKAMADKMMEIIAEFGPMKDTDPSSDEAQAQVVKLQSYISDNYYKCSDEILAGLGQMYVAGGEFTDNIDAAGGKGTAEFISKAIEIHCGK encoded by the coding sequence ATGATGACAGTTCATGAAGTAAGCAAGATCGCGGGAGTGAGTATACGCACTCTTCAATACTACGATAAGATCGGACTTCTGCATCCGGCAGGATACTCCGATTCGGGCTACAGACTGTATGACGATACAGATCTGAAGCGGTTGCAGCAGATCATGCTCTTCAGGGAGCTGGAATTTCCTCTTAAGGACATTGGGAAGATAGTCGAGGATCCCAATTTCGATCAGGGGAAAGCGTTAAGGCAGCAGATCGAGCTGCTTGAACTCAAGAAAGAACACCTCGAGGATCTGATCGAACTCGCTCGGAACTTACAGAAAAAAGGAGAAAATTATATGGATTTTAAAGCATTCGATACCAGTAAGATCGAGGAATTTGCACGTGAAGCAAAGAAGTCTTGGGGTGATACACCCGAGTATAAGGAATACGAGAAGAAGAACGGTAAGAAGACTGTAGAGGAGACGAAGGCTATGGCTGATAAGATGATGGAGATCATCGCAGAGTTCGGTCCCATGAAGGACACGGATCCGTCTTCCGATGAGGCTCAGGCTCAGGTCGTAAAGCTTCAGTCTTATATCTCCGATAACTACTACAAGTGCTCTGATGAGATCCTTGCAGGACTCGGACAGATGTATGTCGCAGGCGGTGAGTTCACTGATAATATCGACGCTGCGGGCGGCAAGGGCACTGCCGAATTCATCTCAAAGGCAATCGAGATCCACTGCGGAAAGTGA
- a CDS encoding Acetyltransferase (GNAT) family protein, with translation MSEIVFDTATLEDKEELLRLRIAYMKADFGTVSEYEEKCMRDRLPDYYDRRLGKDLIVFTARDNGKIVATAYLLVIEKPASSLLHNGLCGEVLSVFTDDDYRHKGICTRLMQMLVDYAKEHDISRVDLMATDDGYPVYKKVGFADKVQKYKDMRIKFADQAT, from the coding sequence ATGAGCGAGATAGTATTTGATACTGCAACACTTGAAGATAAGGAAGAATTATTGAGACTTCGTATCGCATATATGAAGGCAGACTTCGGAACCGTGAGCGAGTACGAAGAGAAGTGCATGAGAGACAGGCTTCCGGATTATTATGACAGGAGACTCGGAAAAGACCTTATTGTCTTTACGGCAAGAGATAACGGGAAGATAGTAGCTACCGCATATCTTCTCGTGATCGAGAAACCTGCGAGCTCTCTGCTCCATAACGGACTTTGTGGAGAGGTGCTGAGCGTATTTACAGACGATGATTACAGACATAAGGGAATCTGTACCAGACTCATGCAGATGCTCGTTGACTACGCGAAGGAACACGATATCAGCAGAGTGGATCTCATGGCTACCGACGATGGCTATCCCGTATATAAGAAGGTAGGATTCGCGGATAAGGTCCAGAAATATAAGGATATGAGGATCAAGTTTGCAGATCAGGCAACTTAA
- a CDS encoding Transcriptional regulator, contains XRE-family HTH domain, with translation MIFPEKLQLIRKSKGFTQEELADALNVSRQAVAKWESGQGYPDIANLISISKLFNVTVDYLVKDGACQVSPAAVSSDRPEIDELIEFRLEANRVTYAGFSNEVQASRLSSHDYRYDKGDYTYIDTYVGGEIFAGEEVVFKKDIALYAMNYCGRVLDEKFSGDFLKEALRAAAKDLPYRGPAHYSDGEYTYTAKVNGDISWFQGYEEISCSGVKVYECYFHGGLMR, from the coding sequence ATGATCTTTCCCGAGAAACTTCAGCTCATCAGAAAGAGCAAGGGATTTACGCAGGAGGAACTCGCCGATGCTCTAAACGTATCGCGTCAGGCAGTTGCCAAATGGGAGTCCGGACAGGGTTATCCCGATATCGCAAATCTCATAAGTATCAGTAAGCTCTTTAATGTGACTGTGGACTATCTCGTAAAGGACGGAGCGTGTCAGGTAAGCCCGGCGGCAGTATCTTCCGACAGGCCTGAGATAGATGAACTTATCGAATTTCGTCTCGAAGCAAATCGTGTGACTTATGCGGGCTTTTCAAACGAGGTGCAGGCTTCGCGCCTTTCATCCCATGACTACAGATACGATAAGGGGGATTACACCTATATCGATACCTACGTAGGCGGAGAGATCTTCGCAGGAGAAGAAGTGGTCTTTAAGAAAGATATCGCCCTTTATGCCATGAATTATTGCGGACGTGTTCTTGATGAGAAGTTCAGCGGTGATTTTCTCAAAGAGGCACTTCGAGCAGCTGCTAAGGATCTGCCGTATAGAGGTCCTGCGCACTATAGCGACGGTGAATACACTTACACTGCCAAGGTCAACGGTGATATCTCATGGTTTCAGGGATATGAAGAGATATCCTGCTCGGGAGTAAAGGTATATGAGTGCTATTTCCACGGCGGGCTGATGAGATAA
- a CDS encoding 4Fe-4S dicluster domain-containing protein, which translates to MVIYFTGTGNSRFAAEKIAEITGDSLLDSAAYTKVGEGMDLSSEDKLVIVAPVYASAPPEPLLAALKKSAFKKDAQAYFFMTYGSEIGACDRYYIKLCQEKGLKYMGTTGVVLPQNYLMYFRMRTQDECRNLVKDSQDVIAKAGELIKEGKTFDDKLSKTMVYALAKITYPVYDKFFMKADQFYATDECIGCGKCAKVCPLGCIEMVDKMPKWSGRCTHCTACINLCPKEAIEFGKHTSGKIRYHGPKSVS; encoded by the coding sequence ATGGTCATTTATTTTACGGGAACCGGAAACAGCCGCTTTGCAGCGGAAAAGATAGCGGAGATAACCGGCGACAGCTTACTTGATTCAGCTGCTTATACAAAGGTCGGCGAAGGTATGGATCTTTCATCTGAAGATAAGCTCGTCATCGTAGCTCCGGTCTACGCTTCCGCGCCGCCCGAACCTCTTTTGGCAGCATTAAAGAAGTCTGCTTTCAAAAAAGATGCTCAGGCTTATTTCTTCATGACTTACGGCTCTGAGATCGGCGCATGTGACAGATACTATATCAAGCTTTGTCAGGAAAAGGGACTTAAGTATATGGGCACCACGGGCGTGGTACTTCCTCAGAACTACCTTATGTACTTCAGGATGAGGACACAAGACGAGTGCAGAAATCTCGTAAAGGATTCTCAGGATGTTATCGCAAAGGCCGGCGAACTGATAAAAGAAGGAAAGACGTTCGACGATAAGCTTAGTAAAACGATGGTATATGCACTCGCTAAGATCACTTATCCCGTCTACGATAAGTTCTTCATGAAGGCCGATCAGTTCTATGCCACGGATGAATGTATCGGTTGCGGCAAATGTGCGAAAGTCTGCCCTTTGGGATGTATAGAGATGGTCGACAAGATGCCGAAGTGGAGCGGCAGATGCACACATTGTACGGCTTGTATCAACCTCTGCCCTAAGGAAGCGATAGAATTCGGAAAGCACACTTCAGGCAAGATCAGATATCACGGACCTAAGAGCGTAAGCTGA
- a CDS encoding Diadenosine tetraphosphate (Ap4A) hydrolase yields the protein MRTKEGCIFCDKNNISTEFVYEDDLVMAFLDFDPINEGHVLLVPKEHYLDVDEMPDELLSHLMIVSKKIAKAIKETYSPDGYSIMQNGGVFNDIGHYHLHIFPRFKGDGFGWTSGEGKKSCGKEVAAKLRAAIER from the coding sequence ATGCGCACCAAAGAAGGATGTATATTTTGCGATAAGAATAATATTTCTACGGAATTCGTCTATGAAGATGATCTGGTGATGGCTTTCCTTGACTTTGATCCCATAAATGAAGGCCATGTCCTGCTCGTTCCGAAGGAGCACTATCTCGATGTCGACGAGATGCCCGATGAACTCTTATCCCACCTTATGATCGTAAGCAAGAAGATCGCTAAGGCGATAAAGGAGACTTATTCACCTGACGGCTACAGCATCATGCAAAACGGCGGTGTATTCAACGATATAGGTCACTACCATCTGCACATATTCCCGAGGTTTAAAGGTGACGGCTTCGGTTGGACGAGCGGAGAGGGCAAGAAGAGTTGCGGCAAAGAAGTCGCTGCGAAGCTTCGGGCTGCGATCGAAAGATAA
- a CDS encoding two component transcriptional regulator, AraC family, whose translation MYTVVVADDEEEIRRALVKKIDWNSLGFELVGEASNGAEALELTEKLCPDLLLTDIMMPFIGGIELARQIREVRPSTQIAFLTGYEVFEFAKKAIQYNIVSYLLKPISAEEMSEELIKIRKIIDKKFEQFRSSAQAMEHLETISFVMPLLLDGYSHTDSEEARTSIISEADKLGLMPSKTDTSYCVLVTSISDKKGKNVTSKACVNSFDLILDKYVSHVSFYTDGRVVSLLYGTRRTLDKYLHIAVEDISQSVERIMNSNCYIGISRTGDDILGLHELYVESMNAISFNGEAEGSIRYISDIENDYFSDIEKFEAFVAEEERCVRGGMVLEAADAADRIFDSLDNASRYKLSANFIVPNITSSVYKILYSVVDKEHADRLQSECPLQMADLYGNIANIREYCKKLCVRAAELVDEQCKKSGSRHCELALDHINRNFADPDISLVSVSREIAVSPNYLSALVRKETGSTFIELLTKRRMEEAVALLKYPAFKIKDVALKCGYVDQHYFSYSFKKETGMSPIQYKKQLAEETEAE comes from the coding sequence ATGTATACCGTTGTTGTTGCGGACGATGAAGAGGAGATCCGCAGAGCATTAGTCAAAAAGATAGACTGGAACAGCCTGGGTTTCGAGCTCGTTGGCGAGGCATCTAACGGTGCCGAAGCGCTCGAGCTTACTGAGAAACTGTGCCCTGATCTTCTGCTGACCGATATCATGATGCCCTTTATCGGCGGTATTGAGCTCGCAAGGCAGATCCGCGAAGTAAGGCCTTCAACTCAGATCGCATTCCTTACCGGCTACGAAGTCTTTGAATTTGCAAAGAAGGCGATCCAGTACAATATCGTAAGTTATCTCTTAAAGCCCATCTCCGCCGAAGAGATGAGCGAGGAACTCATAAAGATAAGAAAGATAATAGACAAGAAGTTCGAGCAGTTCCGTTCATCGGCTCAGGCTATGGAACACTTAGAGACGATATCTTTCGTGATGCCGCTCCTGCTGGACGGATACTCACATACGGATTCCGAAGAGGCTCGCACGAGCATTATAAGCGAGGCTGATAAGCTGGGGCTCATGCCTTCTAAGACAGATACATCTTATTGCGTTCTCGTAACGAGCATCTCCGACAAGAAGGGAAAGAATGTGACATCCAAGGCGTGCGTGAATTCTTTCGATCTAATCCTTGATAAATATGTAAGCCATGTGAGCTTTTATACTGACGGGCGTGTAGTATCGCTCCTTTACGGTACAAGGAGAACTTTGGATAAGTATCTTCATATCGCTGTAGAGGATATCTCTCAAAGTGTCGAGAGGATCATGAACAGCAACTGCTATATCGGTATAAGCAGGACGGGAGATGATATCCTTGGTCTTCATGAGCTCTATGTGGAATCGATGAATGCCATTTCCTTTAACGGAGAAGCAGAAGGAAGCATCAGATATATATCCGATATCGAGAATGACTACTTTTCCGACATCGAGAAGTTCGAAGCTTTTGTCGCAGAAGAGGAAAGATGCGTTAGAGGAGGTATGGTACTGGAGGCTGCCGACGCGGCTGACAGGATCTTTGATTCTCTCGATAATGCGAGCCGCTACAAGCTCAGTGCGAATTTCATCGTACCGAATATCACATCTTCCGTATATAAGATCCTGTATTCCGTTGTCGATAAGGAACATGCGGACAGGCTGCAGTCGGAGTGCCCTCTTCAGATGGCCGATCTTTACGGTAATATCGCCAATATCAGGGAATACTGCAAAAAACTCTGTGTCCGAGCCGCCGAGCTCGTTGACGAGCAGTGCAAGAAATCGGGTTCGAGACACTGTGAGCTCGCGCTCGATCATATAAACAGGAATTTTGCCGATCCGGATATATCGCTCGTGAGCGTAAGCCGCGAGATAGCCGTAAGCCCCAATTACCTGAGCGCCCTCGTGCGAAAGGAAACGGGCAGCACATTTATCGAGCTACTGACCAAGAGAAGGATGGAGGAGGCTGTGGCACTCCTTAAGTATCCCGCTTTCAAGATAAAGGATGTCGCGCTTAAGTGCGGCTATGTCGATCAGCACTATTTCAGCTACAGCTTTAAGAAAGAGACGGGAATGTCTCCTATTCAGTATAAGAAACAACTTGCTGAGGAGACTGAAGCCGAGTAA
- a CDS encoding two-component system, sensor histidine kinase YesM has protein sequence MGKKIRKASISLADAMTIVVVSIVFVAVVIALLVFNTLFRRSMERSAITNSEQSVTQVANTIDNYTDDMIGIMDKLCDNSDGEGASQEELFDDLIEIRSDVVMVATYDAEDNNTGIWSNYEVKDLIVSNLSLNDVPEEAEDGISISAPHVVSVLDNNYPWVVTITKATDGSYGDFSKLAIDVQFSGIAGYIDEVGIGEHGYCFIMDGDGNIIYHPQQQLIYAGLKEENTEICRLPDGSHLSEGVIYSVKTLDRSNWKIVGVTFLDETVNTRVNTMILVSILILLLVVLMSFLSGSLFSSLFTKPVNKLTDAMRDFEDNASDFVFEPIAGAVEVNRLSDSFEHLVKRIQQLMEEVKNEETILRKTELKALQAQIDPHFLYNTLDSISWMCEEGRNAEAVHMVNALAKLFRISISRGQELIPIEKEVQHAECYLQIQKYRYKNQFDYEFDVQESCKEYLCNKITLQPLIENALYHGLNMIDEGHIKISIREEGDDVILDIEDNGVGMSEEQIAGLFEKENSEKRGIGVKNVNDRIKIYFGDRYGITIRSELDVGTCVSIRIPKITEAAKYEK, from the coding sequence ATGGGAAAGAAGATAAGGAAGGCGTCGATATCACTGGCAGATGCGATGACGATAGTTGTCGTTTCGATAGTATTCGTGGCGGTCGTTATCGCGCTGCTTGTTTTTAATACTCTTTTCAGACGTTCTATGGAGAGATCCGCGATCACGAATTCCGAACAGTCGGTAACGCAGGTTGCCAATACTATAGATAACTATACCGATGACATGATCGGCATCATGGATAAGCTCTGTGACAACAGTGACGGAGAGGGCGCTTCGCAGGAGGAACTTTTTGATGATCTTATCGAGATACGAAGCGACGTCGTAATGGTAGCAACCTACGATGCAGAAGACAATAATACGGGTATCTGGTCGAACTATGAGGTCAAGGATCTTATCGTCAGCAATCTGTCTTTAAACGATGTTCCCGAAGAAGCAGAAGACGGTATCTCCATATCGGCACCGCATGTTGTCTCGGTACTTGATAATAACTATCCCTGGGTAGTTACGATAACAAAGGCAACGGACGGTTCGTACGGCGATTTTTCCAAGCTCGCGATAGATGTTCAGTTCTCGGGTATCGCAGGCTATATAGATGAGGTCGGTATCGGAGAACATGGTTACTGCTTCATTATGGACGGTGACGGCAATATCATCTATCATCCTCAGCAACAGCTCATCTATGCGGGACTGAAGGAAGAGAATACCGAGATCTGCAGGCTGCCCGACGGCTCGCATCTGTCCGAGGGTGTTATCTATTCCGTTAAGACGCTCGACAGGAGCAACTGGAAGATCGTAGGTGTCACATTCCTTGATGAGACGGTCAATACGAGAGTAAACACCATGATATTGGTATCGATCCTGATACTGCTCCTTGTGGTTCTCATGTCTTTCCTGAGCGGCAGCCTCTTCTCAAGTCTCTTTACTAAGCCCGTTAATAAGCTTACGGATGCGATGCGTGACTTCGAGGATAATGCCTCTGATTTCGTATTCGAGCCCATAGCCGGAGCAGTCGAGGTCAACAGGCTGTCGGATTCTTTCGAGCATCTCGTTAAGAGGATCCAGCAGCTCATGGAGGAGGTCAAGAATGAGGAGACCATCCTTCGAAAGACGGAGCTCAAGGCTCTTCAGGCGCAGATCGACCCTCATTTCCTCTATAACACTTTGGATTCCATCTCCTGGATGTGCGAAGAAGGACGAAATGCCGAAGCTGTCCATATGGTAAATGCTCTTGCCAAGCTCTTCAGGATCAGCATAAGCCGCGGTCAGGAACTGATACCGATCGAGAAGGAAGTGCAGCATGCCGAATGCTATCTGCAGATCCAGAAATACAGATACAAGAATCAGTTTGACTATGAATTCGACGTTCAGGAATCCTGCAAGGAATATCTGTGTAACAAGATAACTCTCCAGCCACTGATTGAGAATGCACTCTACCACGGACTTAATATGATCGACGAAGGTCATATCAAGATAAGTATCCGCGAAGAAGGTGACGATGTCATCCTGGATATCGAAGATAACGGAGTAGGTATGAGCGAAGAGCAGATCGCGGGACTTTTCGAGAAGGAAAATTCCGAAAAGCGCGGCATCGGCGTAAAGAATGTCAACGACAGGATCAAGATATATTTCGGTGACAGATACGGTATCACGATCAGATCCGAGCTCGATGTCGGTACATGTGTATCGATAAGGATACCTAAGATAACGGAGGCTGCTAAGTATGAAAAATAA
- a CDS encoding monosaccharide ABC transporter substrate-binding protein, CUT2 family — protein sequence MKNKKTRSPSLIIICAVLLVAIGIAGFAVLSKYSAAKGKVTSKETREYVAVIGKSDVSAFWISVSSGARAAAAEYNLDMTFEAPESEEDYEAQNEMIRAAVANGAKAIVFSAIDYNGNAVAIKEAVDAGIPVIVIDSDVNCQDVSCRIMTDNYLAGRLAGAHALLNNPGEITVGIVNYDINSANGQQREEGFCDAIRESGRAAGIYTVNCVSTEESAYDGTMELLTEHPDINTIAALNELMSLGSGYAVRDLGLKDEIDIYAFDSNVVSVGMLETGEIEGLIVQNPYAMGYLGVESAYQLINGIPLQSDQIDTTTTYVSVDNMYDVDIQRMVFRFDD from the coding sequence ATGAAAAATAAGAAGACCAGGTCTCCGAGCCTTATCATCATATGTGCCGTTCTGCTCGTGGCGATAGGCATAGCGGGATTTGCCGTTCTGAGCAAGTATTCTGCGGCCAAAGGAAAGGTCACCAGTAAAGAGACCAGGGAATATGTGGCCGTGATAGGCAAGTCGGATGTATCGGCTTTCTGGATCAGTGTATCCTCGGGAGCGAGGGCTGCCGCTGCAGAGTATAACCTCGATATGACCTTTGAGGCTCCCGAGAGCGAGGAGGATTACGAGGCTCAAAACGAGATGATACGTGCTGCAGTGGCAAACGGAGCCAAGGCTATCGTCTTTTCGGCGATCGACTATAACGGAAATGCCGTCGCGATAAAGGAAGCCGTTGATGCCGGGATACCTGTAATAGTCATAGACAGTGACGTTAACTGCCAGGACGTATCCTGCAGGATAATGACGGATAATTATCTCGCAGGTCGACTTGCAGGTGCACACGCGCTCCTCAATAACCCCGGTGAGATCACGGTGGGCATCGTCAATTACGACATCAATTCCGCGAACGGACAGCAGCGTGAAGAGGGATTTTGCGATGCGATAAGAGAGTCTGGTAGAGCTGCGGGGATCTACACGGTCAACTGCGTATCTACTGAGGAATCAGCTTATGACGGTACGATGGAGCTCTTAACCGAGCACCCTGATATCAATACGATCGCTGCTCTTAACGAGCTCATGAGCCTGGGATCCGGTTATGCCGTAAGAGACCTGGGGCTCAAGGACGAGATCGATATCTATGCTTTTGACAGTAATGTAGTCTCGGTAGGTATGCTCGAGACGGGTGAGATAGAAGGTCTGATCGTTCAAAATCCGTACGCAATGGGTTATCTCGGTGTCGAGAGTGCATATCAGCTCATCAACGGAATACCGCTTCAGTCGGATCAGATAGATACTACTACGACATATGTCTCTGTGGACAATATGTACGATGTCGATATTCAGAGAATGGTATTCAGATTCGACGATTGA
- a CDS encoding phosphoglucosamine mutase has protein sequence MGKYFGTDGFRGEANKTLNYDHAIKIGRFLGWYYGERQNKKAKVVIGKDTRRSSYMFEYALCTGLMASGADAYIMHVTTTPSVSYIARVDDFDCGIMISASHNPYYDNGIKLLNENGEKMDEETILKIEDYIDGKIEIPVAQRDDIGRTVDYVAGRNRYVGYLISMSKYSFKGKKVGLDCANGASWAIAKGVFDALGAKTYVINAEPDGYNINTDCGSTHIEHLQKYVVDNGLDVGFAYDGDADRCLCVDEKGNIVTGDHILYVYGAYMKERGKLLNNKVVTTVMSNFGLYKAFDALGIEYDKTAVGDKYVYENMVKTGNRIGGEQSGHIIFSKYATTGDGILTSLKMMEVMLAKNKTLSELTAPFVVYPQVLKNVRVKSKPEAQNDPDVQKAVSAVAEELGDQGRILVRESGTEPLIRVMVEAGSEELCEKYVDQVIEVIKAKGHLE, from the coding sequence ATGGGAAAGTATTTCGGAACAGACGGCTTCAGAGGTGAAGCCAATAAGACACTTAATTATGATCATGCCATCAAGATCGGCCGTTTTCTCGGCTGGTACTATGGTGAAAGGCAGAATAAGAAGGCAAAGGTAGTCATCGGTAAGGATACAAGACGTTCGAGCTATATGTTCGAGTACGCTCTCTGTACGGGACTTATGGCTTCCGGTGCAGATGCATATATCATGCACGTAACGACCACGCCTTCCGTTTCATATATCGCAAGAGTCGATGATTTTGACTGCGGTATCATGATCTCCGCATCACATAACCCTTATTACGATAACGGTATCAAGCTCCTTAACGAGAACGGAGAGAAGATGGATGAGGAGACGATCCTCAAGATCGAAGATTATATCGACGGAAAGATCGAGATCCCCGTAGCTCAAAGAGACGATATCGGAAGGACCGTTGACTATGTAGCCGGCAGAAACCGTTATGTCGGGTACCTCATCTCAATGTCCAAGTACAGCTTCAAGGGTAAGAAGGTTGGCCTTGATTGCGCTAACGGTGCTTCCTGGGCTATCGCCAAGGGCGTATTCGATGCATTGGGTGCCAAGACTTATGTCATCAATGCTGAACCCGACGGATATAACATCAATACTGATTGCGGAAGTACTCATATCGAGCATCTTCAGAAGTATGTAGTCGATAACGGTCTCGATGTCGGATTTGCCTATGACGGTGATGCCGACAGATGCCTTTGCGTAGACGAGAAGGGTAACATCGTAACTGGTGACCATATTCTCTATGTTTACGGCGCATATATGAAGGAGAGAGGAAAGCTCCTGAATAACAAGGTCGTTACTACCGTAATGTCCAACTTCGGTCTTTACAAGGCTTTCGATGCTCTGGGCATCGAGTATGACAAGACGGCAGTCGGTGATAAATATGTATACGAGAATATGGTGAAGACAGGTAACAGGATCGGCGGTGAGCAGTCCGGTCATATCATCTTCTCCAAGTATGCAACGACAGGTGACGGTATCCTCACATCCTTAAAGATGATGGAGGTCATGCTCGCAAAGAATAAGACTTTGAGCGAACTTACCGCACCGTTTGTCGTATACCCTCAGGTATTGAAGAACGTAAGAGTAAAGAGCAAGCCTGAAGCGCAGAACGATCCTGACGTTCAGAAGGCAGTAAGTGCCGTTGCCGAAGAACTCGGCGATCAGGGAAGGATACTTGTCCGTGAGAGCGGAACTGAGCCTTTGATCAGAGTAATGGTCGAAGCAGGATCGGAAGAACTCTGCGAGAAGTATGTCGATCAGGTCATCGAAGTCATCAAGGCTAAGGGTCACCTGGAATAA